Proteins from one Ahaetulla prasina isolate Xishuangbanna chromosome 2, ASM2864084v1, whole genome shotgun sequence genomic window:
- the USP11 gene encoding ubiquitin carboxyl-terminal hydrolase 11 isoform X3 yields MAERGLPGLEAQRRQVEGDGPGQPGRKRPLGAGEKWYLLENHWYKQWKVYVESGDQNSNAFPGRINNAELFEDLESYRLKDRLVEHEEYILVPEEVWDKLVSWYGIEHGQPAIERKVVDLPSMQKVEVYLVELYLCQHNDVDNHVVAQFSRMDTIDTVLKEARNQFSVPAEDESRLWIVIMETRSKDGTWPSSRPHIMKNSIDEEERYQGQPGICGLTNLGNTCFMNSALQCLSNVPPLTEYFLNNNYLDELNFSNPLGMKGEIAEAYADLIKQKWSGHHRSIVPRMFKTKVGHFASQFLGYQQHDSQELLSFLLDGLHEDLNRVKKKEYIELKDAAGRPDEEVAEEAWRNHKRRNNSIIVDIFHGLFKSTLVCPECNKISVTFDPFCYLSAPLPISKDRVMEVFFVSMDPCKKPEQHRLIVPKAGKMLDLCHALSEHTDVPAERMMVADVFSHRFYKIYQREESLSCILDRDDIFIYEVSVSCLEDPASADAVVLPIYLRERTLGRDCSNSYYGVVLFGHPLLVSVPRDQLSSDALYQLLLHRLSRYVTWPDSEEEQSEEEEVEEEEEEEEEEEEEEEEEEEEEEEDLYNKRSNGLSEGEDEEEDEETTAEGFANQDPSSGTEETPSDTSVGEEGASMEERRSPNTSPPQAPQSPRVPSSSPSPPTANQAKRKCCLPQKRPKLLFTLRPVSSNGTSDWLAGQEEGNPVSFNSQPYVALDWDSEMKKRYYNEAEAEGYVKHDCMGYTLKKNPVKLQECIELFTTMETLEEENPWYCPTCKKHQLATKKLDLWSLPEILIIHLKRFSYTKLSREKLDTLVEFPIQGLDFSDFIIKPQKETDASLYKYDLIAVSNHYGGLRDGHYTTFARNKDTGTWFYFDDSSVSPVPNNQIESKAAYVLFYQRQDKIRHPTPLAASTSTSACGNEDYAACCDSHPQELANRDFMDVD; encoded by the exons GTATTTGCTGGAAAATCATTGGTACAAGCAGTGGAAAGTTTATGTGGAATCTGGAGATCAGAATTCAAATGCTTTCCCTGGACGGATCAACAATGCTGAACTCTTTGAAG aTTTGGAGTCTTACCGGTTGAAGGATAGACTGGTAGAACATGAAGAGTACATTCTGGTGCCAGAGGAAGTGTGGGACAAGTTGGTGAGCTGGTATGGCATTgaacatggccagccagccattgaacGAAAG gtggtaGACCTTCCTAGCATGCAGAAGGTGGAGGTTTACTTAGTGGAGCTGTACCTCTGTCAGCACAATGATGTAGACAACCATGTGGTCGCTCAATTTAGCCGGATGGATACCATTG ATACAGTGCTAAAAGAGGCCCGGAATCAGTTTTCAGTTCCAGCAGAAGATGAATCAAGACTCTGG ATTGTGATAATGGAGACCAGGAGTAAAGACGGTACTTGGCCCAGTTCCAGACCACATATCAT GAAGAATTCCATTGATGAGGAAGAGCGGTACCAGGGCCAGCCAGGGATTTGTGGCCTTACCAACTTGGGGAACACATGCTTCATGAACTCTGCTTTGCAA TGTCTCAGCAATGTGCCCCCTCTGACGGAATACTTCCTCAATAATAATTACCTGGATGAACTAAACTTCAGCAACCCTCTTGGCATGAAAGGTGAAATTGCTGAAGCCTATGCGGATCTCATTAAACAGAAGTGGTCTGGCCACCACCGCTCCATCGTGCCCCGAATGTTCAAG ACCAAAGTAGGCCATTTTGCCTCTCAGTTCCTTGGATATCAGCAGCATGATTCCCAGGAGCTTCTCTCCTTCCTGCTTGATGGTCTGCATGAGGACCTCAACCGTGTCAAGAAGAAAGAGTACATTGAATTAAAGGATGCAGCAGGAAGACCCGATGAG GAAGTAGCAGAAGAAGCGTGGCGCAACCACAAACGTCGCAACAATTCCATCATTGTTGATATCTTCCATGGACTCTTCAAATCAACATTGGTTTGCCCTGAATGTAACAAAATTTCGGTGACCTTTGATCCCTTCTGCTACCTCAGTGCCCCTCTGCCAATCAGCAAAGACCGAGTGATGGAGGTTTTCTTTGTATCCATGGATCCCTGTAAGAAACCTGAACAG CATAGGCTGATTGTCCCAAAAGCTGGGAAAATGCTAGACCTCTGTCATGCTTTATCAGAGCACACAGATGTTCCTGCTGAGCGG ATGATGGTGGCCGATGTGTTCAGCCACCGCTTCTACAAAATCTATCAGAGGGAAGAATCTCTCAGCTGTATCCTGGACCGAGATGACATCTTCAT ATACGAGGTTTCTGTCTCCTGCTTGGAAGATCCGGCCTCAGCAGACGCAGTGGTTCTGCCAATCTACCTTCGGGAGCGTACCCTGGGCCGGGACTGCAGCAACAGCTACTATGGGGTTGTGCTTTTTGGTCACCCCCTTCTGGTATCTGTGCCCCGGGATCAGCTCTCCTCAGATGCCTTGTACCAGCTCCTGCTGCATCGGCTCTC CCGCTATGTGACATGGCCAGACTCTGAGGAAGAacagagtgaggaggaagaggtggaggaggaagaagaggaggaggaggaagaggaggaggaggaggaagaagaagaggaagaggaagaagaggatctCTACAATAAGAGATCCAATGGGCTGAGTGAAG gggaggatgaggaggaagacGAGGAAACAACAGCAGAAGGCTTTGCCAATCAAGACCCTAGCTCAGGGACAGAGGAAACCCCTTCAGACACATCAGTGGGGGAGGAAGGGGCTAGTATGGAGGAGAGGCGGAGCCCCAACACATCTCCCCCGCAGGCTCCCCAGTCTCCTCGTGTGCCATCTTCCAGTCCCAGCCCTCCTACAGCCAACCAGGCGAAGCGCAAATGCTGTCTACCCCAGAAGCGGCCAAAATTGCTTTTTACACTCCGACCCGTCAGTTCTAATGGCACCAGTGACTGGCTGGCCGGCCAAGAGGAAGGCAATCCTGTCTCCTTCAACT CTCAACCATATGTTGCTCTGGACTGGGATTCTGAAATGAAGAAGCGCTACTACAATGAGGCTGAGGCCGAA GGCTACGTCAAACATGACTGTATGGGCTATACGCTGAAGAAGAACCCTGTTAAGCTGCAGGAGTGCATTGAGTTGTTCACTACCATGGAAACGCTAGAGGAGGAAAATCCCTG GTATTGTCCCACCTGCAAAAAACACCAGCTTGCCACCAAGAAGCTGGATTTATGGTCACTACCGGAGATTCTGATTATTCACCTCAAGCGTTTCTCTTACACCAAATTATCCCGGGAGAAACTTGATACCCTCGTGGAATTCCCTATCCA GGGCCTGGACTTTTCTGATTTCATCATCAAACCCCAGAAAGAAACTGATGCTTCTCTGTACAAATATGACCTCATTGCTGTGTCCAACCACTATGGTGGCCTCCGGGATGGGCATT ACACCACTTTTGCCCGGAACAAGGACACTGGGACATGGTTTTATTTTGATGATAGCAGCGTGTCTCCTGTCCCAAATAACCAGATTGAG TCCAAAGCTGCCTATGTCCTCTTCTATCAACGCCAGGACAAAATCCGCCACCCAACTCCCCTTGCTGCATCCACGAGTACGTCTGCTTGCGGGAATGAGGACTATGCTGCCTGCTGTGATTCTCACCCTCAAGAGCTAGCAAACCGGGACTTCATGGATGTGGACTGA
- the USP11 gene encoding ubiquitin carboxyl-terminal hydrolase 11 isoform X1: MAERGLPGLEAQRRQVEGDGPGQPGRKRPLGAGEKWYLLENHWYKQWKVYVESGDQNSNAFPGRINNAELFEDLESYRLKDRLVEHEEYILVPEEVWDKLVSWYGIEHGQPAIERKVVDLPSMQKVEVYLVELYLCQHNDVDNHVVAQFSRMDTIDTVLKEARNQFSVPAEDESRLWVKNADGSYERLRNLQMTVLDACLSSGQIVIMETRSKDGTWPSSRPHIMKNSIDEEERYQGQPGICGLTNLGNTCFMNSALQCLSNVPPLTEYFLNNNYLDELNFSNPLGMKGEIAEAYADLIKQKWSGHHRSIVPRMFKTKVGHFASQFLGYQQHDSQELLSFLLDGLHEDLNRVKKKEYIELKDAAGRPDEEVAEEAWRNHKRRNNSIIVDIFHGLFKSTLVCPECNKISVTFDPFCYLSAPLPISKDRVMEVFFVSMDPCKKPEQHRLIVPKAGKMLDLCHALSEHTDVPAERMMVADVFSHRFYKIYQREESLSCILDRDDIFIYEVSVSCLEDPASADAVVLPIYLRERTLGRDCSNSYYGVVLFGHPLLVSVPRDQLSSDALYQLLLHRLSRYVTWPDSEEEQSEEEEVEEEEEEEEEEEEEEEEEEEEEEEDLYNKRSNGLSEGEDEEEDEETTAEGFANQDPSSGTEETPSDTSVGEEGASMEERRSPNTSPPQAPQSPRVPSSSPSPPTANQAKRKCCLPQKRPKLLFTLRPVSSNGTSDWLAGQEEGNPVSFNSQPYVALDWDSEMKKRYYNEAEAEGYVKHDCMGYTLKKNPVKLQECIELFTTMETLEEENPWYCPTCKKHQLATKKLDLWSLPEILIIHLKRFSYTKLSREKLDTLVEFPIQGLDFSDFIIKPQKETDASLYKYDLIAVSNHYGGLRDGHYTTFARNKDTGTWFYFDDSSVSPVPNNQIESKAAYVLFYQRQDKIRHPTPLAASTSTSACGNEDYAACCDSHPQELANRDFMDVD, encoded by the exons GTATTTGCTGGAAAATCATTGGTACAAGCAGTGGAAAGTTTATGTGGAATCTGGAGATCAGAATTCAAATGCTTTCCCTGGACGGATCAACAATGCTGAACTCTTTGAAG aTTTGGAGTCTTACCGGTTGAAGGATAGACTGGTAGAACATGAAGAGTACATTCTGGTGCCAGAGGAAGTGTGGGACAAGTTGGTGAGCTGGTATGGCATTgaacatggccagccagccattgaacGAAAG gtggtaGACCTTCCTAGCATGCAGAAGGTGGAGGTTTACTTAGTGGAGCTGTACCTCTGTCAGCACAATGATGTAGACAACCATGTGGTCGCTCAATTTAGCCGGATGGATACCATTG ATACAGTGCTAAAAGAGGCCCGGAATCAGTTTTCAGTTCCAGCAGAAGATGAATCAAGACTCTGGGTGAAAAATGCTGATGGCTCCTATGAGAGGTTACGAAACTTGCAGATGACTGTGCTGGATGCCTGCCTAAGTTCAGGGCAG ATTGTGATAATGGAGACCAGGAGTAAAGACGGTACTTGGCCCAGTTCCAGACCACATATCAT GAAGAATTCCATTGATGAGGAAGAGCGGTACCAGGGCCAGCCAGGGATTTGTGGCCTTACCAACTTGGGGAACACATGCTTCATGAACTCTGCTTTGCAA TGTCTCAGCAATGTGCCCCCTCTGACGGAATACTTCCTCAATAATAATTACCTGGATGAACTAAACTTCAGCAACCCTCTTGGCATGAAAGGTGAAATTGCTGAAGCCTATGCGGATCTCATTAAACAGAAGTGGTCTGGCCACCACCGCTCCATCGTGCCCCGAATGTTCAAG ACCAAAGTAGGCCATTTTGCCTCTCAGTTCCTTGGATATCAGCAGCATGATTCCCAGGAGCTTCTCTCCTTCCTGCTTGATGGTCTGCATGAGGACCTCAACCGTGTCAAGAAGAAAGAGTACATTGAATTAAAGGATGCAGCAGGAAGACCCGATGAG GAAGTAGCAGAAGAAGCGTGGCGCAACCACAAACGTCGCAACAATTCCATCATTGTTGATATCTTCCATGGACTCTTCAAATCAACATTGGTTTGCCCTGAATGTAACAAAATTTCGGTGACCTTTGATCCCTTCTGCTACCTCAGTGCCCCTCTGCCAATCAGCAAAGACCGAGTGATGGAGGTTTTCTTTGTATCCATGGATCCCTGTAAGAAACCTGAACAG CATAGGCTGATTGTCCCAAAAGCTGGGAAAATGCTAGACCTCTGTCATGCTTTATCAGAGCACACAGATGTTCCTGCTGAGCGG ATGATGGTGGCCGATGTGTTCAGCCACCGCTTCTACAAAATCTATCAGAGGGAAGAATCTCTCAGCTGTATCCTGGACCGAGATGACATCTTCAT ATACGAGGTTTCTGTCTCCTGCTTGGAAGATCCGGCCTCAGCAGACGCAGTGGTTCTGCCAATCTACCTTCGGGAGCGTACCCTGGGCCGGGACTGCAGCAACAGCTACTATGGGGTTGTGCTTTTTGGTCACCCCCTTCTGGTATCTGTGCCCCGGGATCAGCTCTCCTCAGATGCCTTGTACCAGCTCCTGCTGCATCGGCTCTC CCGCTATGTGACATGGCCAGACTCTGAGGAAGAacagagtgaggaggaagaggtggaggaggaagaagaggaggaggaggaagaggaggaggaggaggaagaagaagaggaagaggaagaagaggatctCTACAATAAGAGATCCAATGGGCTGAGTGAAG gggaggatgaggaggaagacGAGGAAACAACAGCAGAAGGCTTTGCCAATCAAGACCCTAGCTCAGGGACAGAGGAAACCCCTTCAGACACATCAGTGGGGGAGGAAGGGGCTAGTATGGAGGAGAGGCGGAGCCCCAACACATCTCCCCCGCAGGCTCCCCAGTCTCCTCGTGTGCCATCTTCCAGTCCCAGCCCTCCTACAGCCAACCAGGCGAAGCGCAAATGCTGTCTACCCCAGAAGCGGCCAAAATTGCTTTTTACACTCCGACCCGTCAGTTCTAATGGCACCAGTGACTGGCTGGCCGGCCAAGAGGAAGGCAATCCTGTCTCCTTCAACT CTCAACCATATGTTGCTCTGGACTGGGATTCTGAAATGAAGAAGCGCTACTACAATGAGGCTGAGGCCGAA GGCTACGTCAAACATGACTGTATGGGCTATACGCTGAAGAAGAACCCTGTTAAGCTGCAGGAGTGCATTGAGTTGTTCACTACCATGGAAACGCTAGAGGAGGAAAATCCCTG GTATTGTCCCACCTGCAAAAAACACCAGCTTGCCACCAAGAAGCTGGATTTATGGTCACTACCGGAGATTCTGATTATTCACCTCAAGCGTTTCTCTTACACCAAATTATCCCGGGAGAAACTTGATACCCTCGTGGAATTCCCTATCCA GGGCCTGGACTTTTCTGATTTCATCATCAAACCCCAGAAAGAAACTGATGCTTCTCTGTACAAATATGACCTCATTGCTGTGTCCAACCACTATGGTGGCCTCCGGGATGGGCATT ACACCACTTTTGCCCGGAACAAGGACACTGGGACATGGTTTTATTTTGATGATAGCAGCGTGTCTCCTGTCCCAAATAACCAGATTGAG TCCAAAGCTGCCTATGTCCTCTTCTATCAACGCCAGGACAAAATCCGCCACCCAACTCCCCTTGCTGCATCCACGAGTACGTCTGCTTGCGGGAATGAGGACTATGCTGCCTGCTGTGATTCTCACCCTCAAGAGCTAGCAAACCGGGACTTCATGGATGTGGACTGA
- the USP11 gene encoding ubiquitin carboxyl-terminal hydrolase 11 isoform X2 gives MKKEPGEGNKVSPFLVSGLAEERRRYLLENHWYKQWKVYVESGDQNSNAFPGRINNAELFEDLESYRLKDRLVEHEEYILVPEEVWDKLVSWYGIEHGQPAIERKVVDLPSMQKVEVYLVELYLCQHNDVDNHVVAQFSRMDTIDTVLKEARNQFSVPAEDESRLWVKNADGSYERLRNLQMTVLDACLSSGQIVIMETRSKDGTWPSSRPHIMKNSIDEEERYQGQPGICGLTNLGNTCFMNSALQCLSNVPPLTEYFLNNNYLDELNFSNPLGMKGEIAEAYADLIKQKWSGHHRSIVPRMFKTKVGHFASQFLGYQQHDSQELLSFLLDGLHEDLNRVKKKEYIELKDAAGRPDEEVAEEAWRNHKRRNNSIIVDIFHGLFKSTLVCPECNKISVTFDPFCYLSAPLPISKDRVMEVFFVSMDPCKKPEQHRLIVPKAGKMLDLCHALSEHTDVPAERMMVADVFSHRFYKIYQREESLSCILDRDDIFIYEVSVSCLEDPASADAVVLPIYLRERTLGRDCSNSYYGVVLFGHPLLVSVPRDQLSSDALYQLLLHRLSRYVTWPDSEEEQSEEEEVEEEEEEEEEEEEEEEEEEEEEEEDLYNKRSNGLSEGEDEEEDEETTAEGFANQDPSSGTEETPSDTSVGEEGASMEERRSPNTSPPQAPQSPRVPSSSPSPPTANQAKRKCCLPQKRPKLLFTLRPVSSNGTSDWLAGQEEGNPVSFNSQPYVALDWDSEMKKRYYNEAEAEGYVKHDCMGYTLKKNPVKLQECIELFTTMETLEEENPWYCPTCKKHQLATKKLDLWSLPEILIIHLKRFSYTKLSREKLDTLVEFPIQGLDFSDFIIKPQKETDASLYKYDLIAVSNHYGGLRDGHYTTFARNKDTGTWFYFDDSSVSPVPNNQIESKAAYVLFYQRQDKIRHPTPLAASTSTSACGNEDYAACCDSHPQELANRDFMDVD, from the exons GTATTTGCTGGAAAATCATTGGTACAAGCAGTGGAAAGTTTATGTGGAATCTGGAGATCAGAATTCAAATGCTTTCCCTGGACGGATCAACAATGCTGAACTCTTTGAAG aTTTGGAGTCTTACCGGTTGAAGGATAGACTGGTAGAACATGAAGAGTACATTCTGGTGCCAGAGGAAGTGTGGGACAAGTTGGTGAGCTGGTATGGCATTgaacatggccagccagccattgaacGAAAG gtggtaGACCTTCCTAGCATGCAGAAGGTGGAGGTTTACTTAGTGGAGCTGTACCTCTGTCAGCACAATGATGTAGACAACCATGTGGTCGCTCAATTTAGCCGGATGGATACCATTG ATACAGTGCTAAAAGAGGCCCGGAATCAGTTTTCAGTTCCAGCAGAAGATGAATCAAGACTCTGGGTGAAAAATGCTGATGGCTCCTATGAGAGGTTACGAAACTTGCAGATGACTGTGCTGGATGCCTGCCTAAGTTCAGGGCAG ATTGTGATAATGGAGACCAGGAGTAAAGACGGTACTTGGCCCAGTTCCAGACCACATATCAT GAAGAATTCCATTGATGAGGAAGAGCGGTACCAGGGCCAGCCAGGGATTTGTGGCCTTACCAACTTGGGGAACACATGCTTCATGAACTCTGCTTTGCAA TGTCTCAGCAATGTGCCCCCTCTGACGGAATACTTCCTCAATAATAATTACCTGGATGAACTAAACTTCAGCAACCCTCTTGGCATGAAAGGTGAAATTGCTGAAGCCTATGCGGATCTCATTAAACAGAAGTGGTCTGGCCACCACCGCTCCATCGTGCCCCGAATGTTCAAG ACCAAAGTAGGCCATTTTGCCTCTCAGTTCCTTGGATATCAGCAGCATGATTCCCAGGAGCTTCTCTCCTTCCTGCTTGATGGTCTGCATGAGGACCTCAACCGTGTCAAGAAGAAAGAGTACATTGAATTAAAGGATGCAGCAGGAAGACCCGATGAG GAAGTAGCAGAAGAAGCGTGGCGCAACCACAAACGTCGCAACAATTCCATCATTGTTGATATCTTCCATGGACTCTTCAAATCAACATTGGTTTGCCCTGAATGTAACAAAATTTCGGTGACCTTTGATCCCTTCTGCTACCTCAGTGCCCCTCTGCCAATCAGCAAAGACCGAGTGATGGAGGTTTTCTTTGTATCCATGGATCCCTGTAAGAAACCTGAACAG CATAGGCTGATTGTCCCAAAAGCTGGGAAAATGCTAGACCTCTGTCATGCTTTATCAGAGCACACAGATGTTCCTGCTGAGCGG ATGATGGTGGCCGATGTGTTCAGCCACCGCTTCTACAAAATCTATCAGAGGGAAGAATCTCTCAGCTGTATCCTGGACCGAGATGACATCTTCAT ATACGAGGTTTCTGTCTCCTGCTTGGAAGATCCGGCCTCAGCAGACGCAGTGGTTCTGCCAATCTACCTTCGGGAGCGTACCCTGGGCCGGGACTGCAGCAACAGCTACTATGGGGTTGTGCTTTTTGGTCACCCCCTTCTGGTATCTGTGCCCCGGGATCAGCTCTCCTCAGATGCCTTGTACCAGCTCCTGCTGCATCGGCTCTC CCGCTATGTGACATGGCCAGACTCTGAGGAAGAacagagtgaggaggaagaggtggaggaggaagaagaggaggaggaggaagaggaggaggaggaggaagaagaagaggaagaggaagaagaggatctCTACAATAAGAGATCCAATGGGCTGAGTGAAG gggaggatgaggaggaagacGAGGAAACAACAGCAGAAGGCTTTGCCAATCAAGACCCTAGCTCAGGGACAGAGGAAACCCCTTCAGACACATCAGTGGGGGAGGAAGGGGCTAGTATGGAGGAGAGGCGGAGCCCCAACACATCTCCCCCGCAGGCTCCCCAGTCTCCTCGTGTGCCATCTTCCAGTCCCAGCCCTCCTACAGCCAACCAGGCGAAGCGCAAATGCTGTCTACCCCAGAAGCGGCCAAAATTGCTTTTTACACTCCGACCCGTCAGTTCTAATGGCACCAGTGACTGGCTGGCCGGCCAAGAGGAAGGCAATCCTGTCTCCTTCAACT CTCAACCATATGTTGCTCTGGACTGGGATTCTGAAATGAAGAAGCGCTACTACAATGAGGCTGAGGCCGAA GGCTACGTCAAACATGACTGTATGGGCTATACGCTGAAGAAGAACCCTGTTAAGCTGCAGGAGTGCATTGAGTTGTTCACTACCATGGAAACGCTAGAGGAGGAAAATCCCTG GTATTGTCCCACCTGCAAAAAACACCAGCTTGCCACCAAGAAGCTGGATTTATGGTCACTACCGGAGATTCTGATTATTCACCTCAAGCGTTTCTCTTACACCAAATTATCCCGGGAGAAACTTGATACCCTCGTGGAATTCCCTATCCA GGGCCTGGACTTTTCTGATTTCATCATCAAACCCCAGAAAGAAACTGATGCTTCTCTGTACAAATATGACCTCATTGCTGTGTCCAACCACTATGGTGGCCTCCGGGATGGGCATT ACACCACTTTTGCCCGGAACAAGGACACTGGGACATGGTTTTATTTTGATGATAGCAGCGTGTCTCCTGTCCCAAATAACCAGATTGAG TCCAAAGCTGCCTATGTCCTCTTCTATCAACGCCAGGACAAAATCCGCCACCCAACTCCCCTTGCTGCATCCACGAGTACGTCTGCTTGCGGGAATGAGGACTATGCTGCCTGCTGTGATTCTCACCCTCAAGAGCTAGCAAACCGGGACTTCATGGATGTGGACTGA